In the Ranitomeya imitator isolate aRanImi1 chromosome 2, aRanImi1.pri, whole genome shotgun sequence genome, tttgaaaaaaatctggcccagtattacacactagtttttttttttgttcaaatagatttttattaagaataacaagacaattaacatgttacattcacattttcaatacaaagttttccccccctcccccttcaagcaACCCCCTTCAATTCCAAGACCCCCcgcccccacccaacaaagcagctcaccttgctagtaacttccatcattaaaacaatagaataTTCAATCCCTCAACCGATCATATAAGCCACACTTTACATTACTAGCAATCCATGAAGACCATAATTTATTGAACGTTTCAATTTTCcctctcttcttataaatccccttttccagtgtcaggccctgtttcacatactggaggaactctcctcttgacggcggctcttccctaatccagtttcgagctattaccttcctagccatgtataacaatctggcaatagctatctttaggttgttatccactccaatctcatccacacatcccaacaagcacacaactggttcccttggcaccttacatccatacgcaccttccatacgactcaaaactaccacccagaaggcagccaaccttggacatgtccacatcatatgaaaaatatcagcatccgtagatttacacctcggacattcagagtcattaagcaatcctgccttatatagcaccatcggagacttataaactctgtgtatcacataaagctgtgacattctatacggttcactcagcgacagcctTGGGACCCATTCTAACAccaactcccaagtctcgttatccatttgacccagatccctttcccatttagctctcgccattattggaaaccccaataggatagTGTGCAACAAATCTTTATACAGAGTGGGTATGACCcctccagtcgtcccgtcattacacacatactccagtactatatccctttgagtcCTAATACCTCCgtccctactctgagctccaaaggcatgtctcatctgcaaatactgatactcccctgcagtcccaagaccaaattccgcctgcaattgggaaaatgatttcagttcaccttgctcaattatttgatacacatactgaatccctttgcccagccactctatcagtacccccagtgcctcaaattcCTTCAGATTGTTGTTATGCCACAGCGGCGAGTatttagtcaagtccgtgatcccacgtatatgcctcaatctactccacagcttgcgtatcaacagcacagTCGGATGTAACTTCCCCAGAAtctccagggatccatcctccaaacattgtaccactggctttctttttgtcaccacttccatcaaccgctgtaccgctccagatgacccttcatgcgcccagccctttaaatgttgactctgggctgcaagaaaatacaattcagggttaggcaatgccaggcctccatcatccttgggtcgctgaagtgtctccagtctgatacgcggatgctgtctcccccatatcaaattcctaaacagagagttgatctgtccaaatttcccgcgtggtatccaaactggcgcattgtggagaatatacagtattttcggcatcagaatcattttgataagattcaccctacctaccacagataaatgcagcttaagccaagcatccgcttttgcCCTAaggacacctaagattggagtcagattcttatGTATAtaatcagtgaccggcatagatacccatattccaaggtacttaaattaactcgtcacctccagtcgcccatcctccagtggttcCCCACCCatgtcgtccaccttaaacaagatagacttactccaatttatcctaagccccgacactgatccgaatcgttcaataatcccaatgtctccctccaaggatgcaactggatcagccagaaataacaaaatgtcatccgcatacagcgccaccctttcttcaatcatcccatatttaaaccccatcaactcatcagaccgtcgaagcgtagcagccagtggttccacagccagagcaaacaaaaggggggagagcggacacccctgtctcgtccctctagccaattgtatggtccgtgacagctccccgttcaccctaaccctggccatcggcatcgagtacattagttgaatccaggatatgaactgcggtccaaaccccattcttcgcaacacctgccagagatacccccactccacactatcaaacgccttgtgagcgtctaaagatgcaataactctctggccaaagttatcggatctgagttgcaagttcatatacagccttcgtaagttgatcgcagttgatctatcaggcataaagccagattgatctgagtgtaccaggccagaaataacacttgtcaacctcatcgccaacaccttagccaggagtttaacgtctatagtaagcaaagaaattggccgatatgagtccggctgtgtcgggtccttcccctctttaggaatcaccactattgtggcctcctgcatagatgccggtagccttccaccattcctagcctcctccaggaccgccttcaatttagggatcaacacttcccccaagtttttataaatCTCGGCAGGAAATCCATCCacaccaggcgccttcccattaaccatcgactgcaatgcccgtcccaattcctcctccgtaatgggagcctccaaatcctccctatccatgtcactcagccttgggagctccaactcctcaaggaacgccaccgtgtcctccatcgacccatctacccgagaggagtataagtctgcataaaaatctgcaaaaatctccaaaatctctgaagtctcagagacagcaataccgctcccagacaccagagaacgaacaaaggaagtatttctctgggcagacgccaccagcgatagcaaatgacccaccgATTCACCCTCCTAGTAataggccagattcatgaattccctcttcctttcagccttactcagcaaaacCGCCTctaactgactctgagctgcctttaacctcctcccagcctccagagtacccgttattaccatctcatcctccaccaccctcagcccatcaatcgccaacgtctctgcctctctcgatttccgcttacacctactaatatccctgaacaacagccctctcaagtacactttcatggcttcccacacagtaagcacgcctacacttccctcatttatctcaaaaaattccaccaactccttcttaatcttctccaagtctatactgtgtagccaattagggtgaattttccactccctcctgctcccggtccgtgtctccaccggccgaaattccacttcaactggactatggtctgagagagccctaggcaaatatctcacgtcccttaccatcatATCCAGTAaccggttacccagtgccagatcaatcctagacaaagtaccatgagctggcgagtagcatgagtaccccctctccccgatatgcctaactctccataaatcaatcatgcccacttccccgacataggtCTCAAACGTAGTGCTATGTCCCTCTGTCCTATTCTGGttttttttgttcttatcccaaaagtcatcacatatattattgagGTCGCcaataattagtaatggtaacggtccccaacgctctaccctctccagcacctctcttatcttcttgcttgagtatgggggcagaatatacattgccgctatacacatcaatactccattcattttacatttcaccaccacatactaacCATCCACATCTTCCTTTACCGCTacttcctcatactgcacccccgcaggaatcaacacagacacacccctagagtacgtcgagaaagtagaatgatacgccctctgtatccagcgcctattcaatacgttcaccctctccctcactaaatgtgtctccaacagacatatcattgagaccttctgctcTCGAACATACTTTAGACTtgtcgcccgccgtgttttatccaccagtcctctcacattccaactcaatattttaatatacTCTCccctcatgtggctcatcatttctcatagtatccaatttcccaagtatgagctgccccacccttcccatcccccctaccccctcccaacttgcccccctaacacccccagtgtaacgcattcttcctctcagcaacagtggggctccactgcccactgcgaacactctcccttacttaaccctctccattcgcgtcctgcTGCCATAACAGACATAATTTCCCCCAACTTTTCACTTTATTATATCTTAACATTGCACTTATATGAACATATAAGAAAAGTAGCAAACCAATTTACAGTACCCGTCatagccctcctcccccacatttagTAGACGGTACTGTCCCTTCCTGGCCAGTCCTCCACATGGCCCAGTAAAACCCTCAGCAGTTGCTCAACTTTTTAACCAACGCTAACAAGCGCAAAACCCTCCGCCAACAACAGAGAAATCAATTTCCAGCCAAATCTCGCCgacatgtcagtcgcccattcctttcagctttttctcattggtgtcaagccactgggtagcgtcctccggtgtcaggaaaaagtgggtcttattaaaagccaccagtctcagcttggcgggaaacataactgagcactgcactcccagctccctcagtcgccgcttgactccagtaaacttcatccgctgcttctgaaccgcagcggaataatccggataaatggcgattttctgacatccagccgtcagatcctccatctccctAGCCTtcctgaggataatgtctctgtccctgtaattgagtattttagcaagcatggtacggggattcgctcctggggcagggggctgcggcgggaccctatgagcccgttcaacagcaaagactttgtcaacactgtgctcacaatcttctccagcagccagttctcaacAAACTCAGTggaatttctcccctcagtcttttcaggcagccccactatacgtatattattcgttctggatctattttccagatcctcatttttggcagcgagctcggctattgcttgggcgaacttcttttcagctttttgtagtttaactatgtgatcttctgctgtgctcaccctctcctccatcgctcttatacgtttgtccattttctgcagggcCGCATTAATCtgggccgtgtcccctttaacttcctgcatctgctgggctagGGAATTTAGGGATTGCTGGCATGAGGAGATCAGGGTAATAACATCCCTAAGAgtaggctcctctccctgtgatatggcttcaggtcccccactagcccccgccATACTGCCTCCTTCTGTCCCCTTCTGTACCTCGTGCTGCTCAGCTATGCCTGCTTCCTccacctcctggtcagctccagcttcggatcctggttctgcctcctcagcagcctccactctggcatactgctgcagctttgcggccacctccatgcgccactgacatgcggcgttctccttcttggcgtcctccctagcatcggcgccatcttggctggctcctgcatcgccgttaccagcgtctttctgccgccttctTGTCATCGCCgccgactccggacccgccgctCCACACCGCTGCCCTCTCcaaaccttcagccagccggaggaTTGTAAGTatccccgaaaatcggggttaaatcaGGATTATTAGTCCTTCTAGCAGCGGGAACGCTCTTCCCtgcgtccgctcacatggccagctaggacacgcccccacacactaggtttaatgtggcacaaaattagagacaggtggcacacacaggaatggcaccgaagcagtaatgccaatcttaatcttccactattttttttttcccagggagaatttgaaaaaatctggcccagtgttacacactaggtttaatgtggcacaaaattagagacaggtggcacacacaggactggcaccgaagcagaaatgccaatcttaatctcccactgttttttttttttagggagaatttaaaaaaaatctggcccagtattacacactagggtttctgtggcacaaaattagagacaggtggcacacacaggactggcatcgaagcagaaatgccaatcttaatctcccactatttgttttttttccgggagaatttaaaagaaatctggcccagtgttacacactaggtttaatgtggcacaaaattagagacaggtggcacacacaggaacggcaccgaagcagaaatgccaatcttaatctcccgctattttttttttcagggagaatttaaaagaaatctggcccagtgttacacactaggtttaatgtggcacaaaattagagacaggtggcacacacaggactggcaccgaagcagaaatggcaatcttagtctcccacaattcttttttttcagggagaatttaaaaaaaaatctggcctagtattacacactagggtttctgtggcacaaaattagagacaggtggcacacacagcactggcactgaggcaaaattgccaatcttaatcgcccactatttttttttcagggagaatttagaaaaaatctggcccagtgttacacactaggtttaatgtggcacaaaattagagacaggtggcacacacaggtctggcaccgaagcagaaatgccaatcttaatctcccactattttttttttcagggagaatttaaaagaaatctggcccagtgttacacactaggtttaatgtggcacaaaatttgagacaggtggcacacacaggactggcaccgaagcagaaatgaaaatctttatctcccactatttttttttgcctgggagaatttaaaaaaaatctggcccagtattacatactagggtttctgtggcacaaaattagagacagatgccacacacagcactagcaccgaagcagaaatgccaatcttaatctcccactaagttttttttatttatgtgagaattggcaagaaatcaggcccactgttagactgtatgttttctgtgccagaaaatgagacacagatgccatacacaggactgccactgaggcagatttgtcaattttaatctgcaccctttatttttttcttcttcagggagactagtgaataaatctgggccactgtattagagtatattttctgtggtagaaagtggcttgaagagatataacgaaaaaaaaaaaaaaaaaaaaagggactgtcctacaattactatctccctgcagtaatctcagcaaagtatggcaggcagcaataacaaggagtggactgctgcacaaaaaaagtcaaaagtgtggacaaacaaacaagatagctgtgcagaaaggaaggagcaacaggatttgtgctttgaaaaaagcacttggtttgcacagcggcgtacacacagcaatgcagctatcagggagccttctagggcagcccaatgagctacagcactgaggaaaaaaaaatttagcttccactgtccctgcaaacaaaaggtgatgttggacagtggaaatcgctacagcacaagcggtttgggggttaatgtaccctgcctaacgctatccctgcttctgacgaagcggcagcaacctctccctatactcagatcagcagcagtaagatggcggtcgtcgtgcacacccctttatagcccctgtgacgccacagaaagcaagccaatcactgcaatgcccttctctaagatggtggggactgagacctatgtcatcacgctgcccacactctgcgtccaccttcattggctgagaaatggcgcttttcgcatcattgaaacgcgactttggcgcgaaagtcgcgtaccgcatggccgacccacacagggatcgggtcgggtttcatgaaacccgactttgccaaaagtcagcgacttatgaaaatgaacgatccgtttcgctcaaccctactccctacactatgTCCGTGTACAATGCTCCAAACATGGCGTCACCAGGTCTTATACAGACTTGATGGTACTATGTGGCAGGCAGTCAGAGTAATGCCAATAGCTAACATGTTTATGGCATTACTGTGTATGGCGGGCAATCCCCGAGTGTTTACTGGCTGTCTAATAGGCGGTAAACACGTGACTATGACACCCAAATACCCGATCAAGTACTGAGCACGCTCTCCCATCACCACACACCAACCTTCTTGATGCGTATCAAATTATAAGCCCCTCTAAGGTCAAGGATAGAAAACCACTTCCATATAGCCTCCAAAGGCTGATTATaatcatggctccgctccgtacacctcgtacacatgtggttctgctacatacacacacggctcctctccgtacacctcatacacacggctctgctacatccacactgtaaacccctcctgacctcacacataaacttcccctcatccagcaccatgacaaccagcacagcagagtcctgcatacactgaggcccctgatcatgtgacccctgactcctcccctcctgtgacctcatcacaggtcctgtgcgcgcaGAGCAGCCatttgtggagtgcagctctgcaggtggagggtccacaccaggactgtagcaggtaaagaccccaatatccacaggtgtcccttctaattggggggaaaCTATCTCCTCTAATAATCCTCATACTGTTCTGACAAACAcagtaaagtgcccctttatggaggtgacagaaagtctgtttagtccctttagcttcatagtatcagctctaatccaatggggagagagcgatttaccctgaagagtcacagatagtggggttgttataaaatgttatatttagggggttttgtgttgtctccttataagaattacaatggttttgttccttttccgctgatagatacaaacaacccaactatgaaagacgggaaccaaggaAACCTGTATTACTCTCATAGTACGGGGCCTCTACACAGTACtgtcgggaaaccttcatatagacggccggtggtgatggagtcagtgacggactctggacaaatatgtttctagagccgtagtagaagatgaagatgtcgtcctcatcatgaagtagttatttctcctgtcatgtGTAattaatatctcctgcagtattgctaatgccgattccagggtcggtaaatgagacgagaattatcgttatggaagatgagtctatgagaaacgtattcagctgccgactccgaggaagaaactgcttgttgtctgtggcctaaatatataggttttattactgGATATAGGTTTTATTACtggatgtaaagaagaaaactgaATACTGTAAAATAACAAAAATACCATTGCTGCTTGGGTTCCCGCCAGTCTCTGTATTTTCTGCTCAGACCTAACGAACTTATGATTCTTACAGCCAATCAGTCGCCAAAGCTGTGAATAACGTCGTCAGTGATTGGGAGCATGAAGGAGATGTCTTGTCAGCAATTCATCTTATGTTCCAGTccatacaagactagagaatacaacatctacaaGTTCTATCTTTTTATATGTTTCCCCTTATTAtctacaggatttttatgatgttacatcggctcatcttcttattcaggtctctacaatatcgaatcctctcagtgaagatcttctatagaagataaatttcctgatttacccatcaaagatagatatggacagagacaagatgacggagaggatattacacctcaccctagagatcctcttctggcttactggagaggtgagagattctgatgaagtcacattacatcattcttatctatgggaataacagatggacagaactggagaggtgaggaatcTGGAAATGTCtgaagtgagatttattaatgtgtctctccattaccaggattacacagtagtgaaaaaGACCTCTAGTGAGTACTGTCAAGACCCTGTGTctaagggatggggaagacccctgagcccaatcatggggcctccacctcaccccctgatacaagaggacatcaatgaccagaagatcctagaactcacctacaagatgattgagctgctgactggagaggtgacactgctgggaatgctgggacattatacagtaatgctatgaagggatcggggggataatgatatcattgtatgtgtcaggttcctataaggtgtcaggatgtcacagtctatttctccatggaggagtgggagtatttagaaggacacaaagatctgtacaaggacgtcatgatggaagtTCCCCAGCCCCTCAAATCACAggtatagacaggactaaatacacatggtctataattatctgtatgtaaagaatgaattcagtccctgtatgtgtttactCCAGATCTattcagtaagaggacaacaccagagagatgtccccgtcctcttcttccaaagGACTatgaacaagaagatcccaatgttcctcaggatcatcaggtagatggagagatggtgtcatgagatctcccctatgatgtgtagacaactgtgaaggtcttgtgctcagtcttgttttatccacttgtattatatgttttttttattattgctgacagcacccactga is a window encoding:
- the LOC138663430 gene encoding uncharacterized protein; the encoded protein is MRAQSQHLKGWAHEGSSGAVQRLMEVVTKRKPVVQCLEDGSLEILGKLHPTVLLIRKLWSRLRHIRGITDLTKYSPLWHNNNLKEFEALGVLIEWLGKGIQYVYQIIEQGELKSFSQLQAEFGLGTAGEYQYLQMRHAFGAQSRDGGIRTQRDIVLEYVCNDGTTGGVIPTLYKDLLHTILLGFPIMARAKWERDLGQMDNETWELVLEWVPRLSLSEPYRMSQLYVIHRVYKSPMVLYKAGLLNDSECPRCKSTDADIFHMMWTCPRLAAFWVVVLSRMEGAYGCKVPREPVVCLLGCVDEIGVDNNLKIAIARLLYMARKVIARNWIREEPPSRGEFLQYVKQGLTLEKGIYKKRGKIETFNKLWSSWIASNVKCGLYDRLRD
- the LOC138663431 gene encoding gastrula zinc finger protein XlCGF66.1-like, with the protein product MDRDKMTERILHLTLEILFWLTGEDYTVVKKTSSEYCQDPVSKGWGRPLSPIMGPPPHPLIQEDINDQKILELTYKMIELLTGEVPIRCQDVTVYFSMEEWEYLEGHKDLYKDVMMEVPQPLKSQIYSVRGQHQRDVPVLFFQRTMNKKIPMFLRIISTH